One Sphingomonas sp. SUN039 genomic window carries:
- a CDS encoding GGDEF and EAL domain-containing protein — MSQTESSSTLLAMSSVNRNALVTALSRSGWNVVGARGFDKPLDRIAETQASGVIVDLRDDGMSALAAIRELAGHALVLAIVPGRDLKWITASIDAGATHYLTSPFPQAELAQAVRLLVGNAVQGRAASSVEGGPVLEGTKATGEIERRLKAGRVSALLVAATRFESVNAAYGREVGDELLGAVAQRIAGAVREADPTATIARVSGAEFAVLVPQGRGEALAVDICHRIDRPFMIGGQIVAIGCRIGVVESAAGEDSVGLLRRASLALAEARMSDTSSIRAIGADDDGEALFDASLESDLRRALDDQEIELLFQPQVELSSGRMIGVEALARWRHPDHGDLSANTLFAVAGRSDYLLTLSQHVQLRALTSAAAWPVALSDLRLAINLTASDIAVAGFADAFLAMVDASGFPRARLTVEITESGLIDNLESAATVFATLRAGGVRVAIDDFGTGYSSLAWLKALPLDYLKIDKELAQDIAGTTRDRIVVRGVIDMARSLGLAVVAEGVETEEQLALLAAEGCNYWQGFLFAEALGVEGLLELVISRPWPAPSTVAAHR; from the coding sequence GTGAGCCAAACCGAATCCAGTTCGACCCTGCTGGCGATGTCGAGCGTCAACCGCAATGCGCTGGTGACCGCATTGTCGCGGAGCGGGTGGAATGTCGTCGGCGCGCGCGGCTTCGACAAGCCGCTCGACCGGATCGCCGAAACCCAGGCTTCAGGAGTCATCGTCGACCTGCGCGACGACGGCATGTCGGCGCTGGCCGCGATCCGCGAACTGGCGGGTCACGCGCTGGTGCTGGCCATCGTGCCGGGGCGCGACCTTAAATGGATTACCGCTTCGATCGATGCCGGGGCCACGCATTACCTGACCAGTCCGTTCCCGCAGGCCGAACTGGCGCAGGCTGTGCGCCTGCTCGTCGGCAATGCGGTACAGGGCCGCGCGGCATCGAGTGTGGAGGGCGGCCCCGTCCTCGAAGGGACCAAGGCAACCGGCGAGATCGAACGGCGGTTGAAGGCGGGCCGGGTATCCGCGCTGCTGGTCGCGGCGACGCGGTTCGAATCGGTCAACGCCGCCTATGGCCGTGAAGTCGGCGACGAACTGCTAGGGGCGGTCGCCCAGCGCATTGCCGGAGCGGTGCGCGAGGCCGACCCGACCGCAACGATTGCGCGCGTTTCGGGTGCAGAATTCGCGGTGCTGGTGCCGCAGGGCAGGGGTGAGGCGCTGGCCGTCGATATCTGTCACCGCATCGACCGCCCGTTCATGATCGGCGGGCAGATCGTCGCCATCGGCTGCCGCATCGGCGTCGTCGAAAGTGCGGCAGGGGAGGATTCGGTCGGCTTGTTGCGTCGGGCCAGCCTCGCGCTCGCCGAAGCGCGGATGTCCGACACGTCGTCGATCCGCGCGATCGGGGCCGACGACGACGGCGAAGCGCTGTTCGACGCGAGCCTCGAATCAGATTTGCGCCGTGCGCTCGACGACCAGGAAATCGAACTGCTGTTCCAGCCGCAGGTCGAACTGTCGTCGGGGCGGATGATCGGCGTCGAGGCACTCGCCCGCTGGCGCCATCCCGACCATGGCGACCTCAGCGCCAACACATTATTCGCGGTCGCGGGGCGCTCCGACTATCTGCTCACCCTGTCGCAGCATGTCCAGCTGCGCGCCCTGACGAGCGCGGCGGCCTGGCCAGTCGCCCTTTCGGATTTGCGCCTTGCGATCAATCTGACGGCCAGCGACATTGCGGTCGCAGGTTTTGCCGACGCGTTTCTGGCGATGGTCGATGCTTCGGGGTTCCCCCGTGCGCGGTTGACCGTGGAGATCACCGAGAGCGGCCTGATCGACAATCTGGAGAGCGCAGCAACGGTGTTCGCAACCTTGCGCGCTGGTGGTGTACGCGTCGCCATCGACGATTTCGGCACCGGCTATTCGTCGCTGGCGTGGTTGAAGGCGCTGCCGCTCGACTATCTCAAGATCGACAAGGAACTGGCGCAGGATATCGCGGGCACCACCCGCGACCGTATCGTGGTGCGCGGGGTGATCGACATGGCGCGGTCGCTGGGGCTGGCAGTCGTTGCTGAGGGGGTCGAGACCGAGGAGCAACTCGCCTTGCTGGCAGCAGAGGGCTGCAACTACTGGCAGGGCTTCCTGTTCGCCGAAGCGCTCGGCGTCGAGGGATTGCTCGAACTCGTCATTTCGCGACCTTGGCCAGCCCCTTCGACAGTTGCAGCGCACCGTTGA
- the moaA gene encoding GTP 3',8-cyclase MoaA, translating to MTSKATPAATALHDGHGRRIDYVRLSLTDRCDMRCRYCMAEEMVFLPRAEVLSLEEVAELARRFVARGVTRIRLTGGEPLARRGAVDVAHEIGGLIGHGLDELTLTTNATRLAEHADGLWDAGIRRINVSLDSLDPARFRYVTRQGDLARVLAGIEAARARGFAIKINMVALKGLNDDEIVPMLRWCGERRFDLSLIETMPLGQIDDDRQDRFYPLTEAKTRIEAEHALVPSAQRTGGPARYWQVPDLSVTLGLISPLTRNFCDSCNRIRVSASGQLFMCLGHEDNVDLRAALRSGDDTALDIAIDRALRLKPARHDFDLATPATARHMSVTGG from the coding sequence ATGACCAGCAAAGCGACGCCCGCCGCCACGGCACTGCACGACGGGCACGGTCGCCGGATCGACTATGTGCGGCTGTCGCTGACCGACCGCTGCGACATGCGGTGTCGGTATTGCATGGCCGAGGAGATGGTGTTCCTGCCGCGCGCCGAGGTGTTGAGTCTGGAAGAAGTTGCCGAGCTGGCGCGGCGTTTCGTGGCGCGGGGGGTGACGCGCATCCGGCTGACCGGCGGCGAGCCGCTGGCCCGGCGTGGCGCGGTCGATGTCGCGCATGAAATCGGCGGTCTGATCGGCCATGGTCTCGACGAGTTGACGCTGACGACGAATGCGACGCGGTTGGCCGAACATGCCGATGGCCTGTGGGATGCGGGCATCCGGCGGATCAATGTCAGCCTCGATTCGCTCGATCCAGCGCGTTTCCGCTATGTGACGCGACAAGGCGACCTGGCGCGCGTGCTGGCGGGGATCGAGGCAGCGCGGGCGCGCGGCTTTGCGATCAAGATCAACATGGTCGCGTTGAAAGGGTTGAACGACGACGAGATCGTGCCGATGCTGCGTTGGTGCGGCGAACGGAGGTTCGACCTGTCGCTGATCGAGACGATGCCGCTGGGGCAGATCGACGACGACCGTCAGGACCGGTTCTATCCGTTGACCGAGGCGAAGACGCGGATCGAGGCCGAACACGCGCTCGTCCCCAGTGCCCAACGCACCGGCGGTCCCGCGCGATACTGGCAGGTGCCCGATCTCAGCGTGACTTTGGGCCTGATCTCGCCGCTAACGCGCAATTTCTGCGACAGCTGCAACCGCATCCGGGTGTCGGCGTCGGGGCAGTTGTTCATGTGCCTGGGGCATGAGGACAATGTCGATCTGCGCGCGGCGCTGCGTTCGGGCGACGACACCGCGCTCGACATCGCCATCGACCGCGCACTTCGCCTGAAACCCGCGCGCCACGACTTCGACCTCGCGACGCCTGCCACCGCGCGGCACATGAGCGTTACCGGCGGATGA
- a CDS encoding NAD kinase encodes MIAEPKRALLVSPTDAAQDAAVKLRERRDWVELDQAEMVVALGGDGFMLQVLHQMLERRRILPVFGMNLGTVGFLMNEWREKRLDERIEGAKLFNVTPLKMEATTIDGEQVTLPAINEVSLLRETRQTAKLEVSVNDRIVIPELVCDGVLVATPAGSTAYNLSAQGPILPLGSAMLALTPISPFRPRRWRGAILTESARIAFRVLDAVKRPVSCVADQREVRDVATISVSIDKSQTLKLLFDPEHALDDRIVMEQFAT; translated from the coding sequence ATGATTGCCGAACCCAAACGCGCGCTGCTCGTCTCACCGACCGATGCGGCGCAGGACGCGGCAGTCAAGCTGCGCGAGCGCCGCGACTGGGTCGAACTCGACCAGGCCGAAATGGTCGTGGCACTGGGCGGCGACGGATTCATGTTGCAGGTGCTGCACCAGATGCTCGAACGGCGGCGCATCCTGCCAGTGTTCGGCATGAATCTGGGCACCGTCGGTTTCCTGATGAACGAATGGCGCGAGAAGCGGCTCGACGAGCGCATCGAGGGCGCGAAACTGTTCAATGTGACCCCGCTGAAGATGGAGGCGACGACCATCGACGGCGAGCAGGTCACGCTGCCCGCGATCAACGAAGTGTCGCTGCTGCGCGAAACCCGCCAGACCGCAAAGCTTGAGGTCAGCGTCAACGACCGCATCGTGATTCCCGAGCTCGTCTGCGACGGCGTGCTCGTCGCGACACCGGCCGGTTCGACTGCCTATAATTTGTCGGCGCAAGGGCCGATCCTGCCGCTCGGTTCGGCGATGCTGGCGCTGACCCCGATCAGCCCGTTCCGGCCGCGGCGCTGGCGCGGGGCAATCCTGACCGAAAGCGCGCGCATCGCGTTCCGCGTGCTCGACGCGGTGAAACGGCCGGTATCGTGCGTCGCCGACCAGCGCGAAGTCCGCGACGTCGCCACGATCAGCGTGTCGATCGACAAGTCGCAGACCCTGAAACTACTGTTCGACCCCGAACATGCCCTCGACGACCGCATCGTGATGGAGCAATTTGCCACCTGA
- a CDS encoding NAD(P)/FAD-dependent oxidoreductase, whose translation MEHVDVLIVGAGLSGIGAAWHLQDRCPGTSYAIWEARDAIGGTWDLFRYPGIRSDSDMFTLGYRFKPWLEKRAIADGASILRYVRETARENGIDRNIRFGHKVVAAHWNAADAVWEVEAETPQGRVTIRAGFVLMCSGYYSYDEGHRPEWPGEADFEGRLVHPQFWPADLDYTGKRVVVIGSGATAVTLVPEMAKAAAHVTMLQRSPTWVLSMPAEDKFANLTRRTLGAKLSYFLTRWRKVGLQMLFYRMTRKRPEKVKEHLLGMTRAALGPDYDVETHFTPRYNPWDQRLCLIPDEDLFASLRDGRASVATDTIERFEADGIRLASGAKLDADIVVTATGLKLNVLGDVAFDRDGVPVDLGKALIYKGMMVGNVPNLAFVFGYTNASWTLKADLTSEYVCRLINHMKSRGLRVATPRPQPGITEEPFLDFSSGYVQRALDKLPKQGNVKPWKLYQNYALDLVTLRYGKLEDGTMEFSGVGFVKEAA comes from the coding sequence GTGGAGCATGTTGACGTCCTGATCGTCGGTGCGGGCCTGTCGGGCATCGGCGCGGCATGGCATCTGCAAGACCGCTGCCCCGGCACGAGCTACGCGATCTGGGAAGCGCGCGATGCCATTGGCGGGACATGGGATTTGTTTCGCTACCCCGGGATCCGCTCGGACAGCGACATGTTCACGCTCGGATACCGGTTTAAGCCGTGGCTCGAAAAGAGAGCCATTGCCGACGGTGCCTCGATACTGCGCTACGTCCGCGAAACCGCACGCGAGAATGGCATCGACCGCAATATCCGTTTCGGCCACAAAGTCGTCGCGGCGCACTGGAACGCGGCGGACGCGGTGTGGGAGGTTGAAGCCGAAACGCCGCAGGGCCGCGTGACGATCCGCGCGGGGTTCGTGCTGATGTGTTCGGGCTACTATAGCTATGACGAGGGCCACCGCCCCGAATGGCCGGGCGAAGCCGACTTCGAGGGCCGTTTGGTCCACCCGCAATTCTGGCCCGCCGACCTCGATTACACCGGCAAGCGCGTCGTCGTGATCGGCAGTGGCGCTACAGCGGTGACGCTCGTGCCCGAAATGGCGAAGGCTGCGGCGCATGTGACGATGCTGCAACGCTCGCCGACCTGGGTCTTGTCGATGCCCGCTGAAGACAAGTTCGCGAACCTCACGCGGCGCACGCTTGGCGCCAAGCTGTCTTATTTCCTGACCCGCTGGCGCAAGGTCGGGTTACAGATGTTGTTCTACCGCATGACGCGCAAGCGACCGGAAAAGGTGAAGGAGCACCTTCTCGGCATGACGCGCGCGGCGCTCGGCCCCGACTACGACGTCGAGACGCACTTCACCCCGCGCTACAATCCGTGGGACCAGCGCCTGTGCCTGATCCCCGACGAGGATTTGTTCGCGTCGCTGCGCGACGGGCGGGCGTCGGTCGCGACCGACACCATCGAGCGGTTCGAAGCCGATGGCATCCGTCTGGCATCGGGCGCAAAGCTCGACGCCGATATCGTTGTCACCGCGACCGGCCTGAAACTCAACGTGCTGGGCGATGTCGCGTTCGACAGGGACGGGGTGCCGGTCGATCTGGGCAAGGCGCTGATCTACAAGGGGATGATGGTCGGCAATGTACCGAACCTCGCCTTCGTGTTCGGTTACACCAACGCGAGCTGGACGCTGAAGGCCGACCTGACCAGCGAATATGTCTGCCGCCTGATCAACCATATGAAATCGCGGGGCCTCCGCGTCGCTACCCCGCGCCCGCAGCCGGGGATTACCGAGGAGCCGTTCCTCGATTTCTCCTCGGGCTATGTGCAACGCGCGCTCGACAAGCTGCCCAAGCAGGGCAATGTGAAGCCGTGGAAGCTGTACCAGAACTATGCGCTCGACCTGGTGACCTTGCGGTATGGCAAGCTCGAGGACGGGACGATGGAGTTTTCTGGGGTGGGGTTTGTAAAGGAGGCGGCGTAG
- a CDS encoding sulfite exporter TauE/SafE family protein — protein sequence MTALAAAFFLTALLYASVGFGGGSTYIALLVLAGVSAQLVPVIAPLCNIVVVTGGTIRFARAGLVPWRRVLPLVIVSAPLAYLGGLTPIKQATYIAILGASLFVAGLLLLFQRTRAAEATRKTTGVGDAAIGGAVGYLSGLVGIGGGIFLSPLQHLMRWGPPRQIAATASVFILVNSIAGLAGQLNKLGTSGLASIAAFWPLLVAVLIGGQIGTHAGIRIFSEPMVRRATGVLILYVSGQLLWKTFSG from the coding sequence TTGACCGCCCTCGCCGCCGCTTTCTTCCTCACCGCGCTGCTCTATGCCAGCGTCGGGTTCGGCGGCGGATCGACCTATATTGCGCTGCTGGTGCTGGCGGGGGTCAGTGCACAGCTTGTCCCGGTCATCGCCCCGCTGTGCAACATCGTGGTCGTCACCGGCGGCACGATCCGCTTCGCGCGGGCGGGGCTGGTGCCATGGCGGCGCGTCCTGCCGCTGGTGATCGTCTCGGCACCGCTTGCGTATCTGGGCGGGCTCACGCCGATTAAGCAGGCGACGTATATTGCTATTCTCGGCGCCAGCCTGTTCGTCGCGGGCCTGCTGTTGTTGTTCCAGCGCACCCGCGCCGCCGAGGCTACGCGCAAGACGACCGGCGTCGGCGATGCCGCCATCGGCGGTGCGGTCGGCTATCTCTCCGGCCTCGTCGGGATCGGTGGCGGTATTTTCCTGTCGCCGCTCCAGCATCTGATGCGCTGGGGACCGCCGCGCCAGATCGCTGCGACCGCCAGTGTGTTCATCCTCGTCAATTCCATCGCGGGGCTTGCCGGACAACTCAACAAGCTCGGCACGTCGGGGCTGGCGAGCATCGCGGCCTTCTGGCCGTTGCTCGTCGCCGTACTGATCGGCGGCCAGATCGGGACGCATGCGGGCATCCGGATATTCAGCGAGCCGATGGTCCGCCGTGCCACCGGCGTCCTGATTCTCTACGTCTCCGGCCAGTTGCTGTGGAAAACCTTTAGCGGTTGA